The following nucleotide sequence is from Quadrisphaera setariae.
GGCGGCCGCCAGGGCCACGAGCGACGGCGTCAGCGCCAGCGAGACCGCCATCGTCGCGATCCCCACGAGCAGCACGCCCGCCGCGGCGGCCAGCCGGGCCGCCAGGGACACCCGGTCGGGGACCGCGACCATCGCCAGCGCGGTGAACGCCGACCCGACGCCCATCGCCGCCACCAGCAGCCCGCCGGCGCCGATGCTGCCGGCCTCCTGGGCGGCGGCGGTGAGCGTGGTCTGGCCGCCGCCGAAGAACAGGCCCATGCCCACCGCGGCGACGATGACGACGGCGAGGCGGCGCAGCAGCGCGCCGCTGGCGCCCGCGTCGTCGTCGGTGGGGGCCGGGGTGGTGCCCGCAGCGGGCGCGGTGGCGCTGGGGTGCAGCGCGAAGGCGGGGACCGCGACCGCCACGAGCACCCCCGCCACGAGCAGCGAGGCCGACGGCGACCCGGCGATGGCCACGAGGCCCGCGAGCGCCGGGCCGAGGACGTAGGCCACCTCGTCCGCGGCGCTCTCCCCCGCCATGGCGGTGGGCACCAGCGCGGGTGTGCGCCGCATCCAGCGGGCCCGGGAGAATGACCCGATGGGAGGCATGGCGAAGCCGGCCACGAGGGTGGCGAGCAGCAGCAGCGGCACCGGCAGCGACGCCGCACCGACTGCGACCACCAGCAGGGCTGCCACGTTGACCGCGGCGGCCACCAGCAGCACCGGGCGCTGCCCGCCGCGGCGGGCGAGCCGGTCGGCGAGGGCTCCGAGGGTGGGGCCGCCCACGGCCTCCCCCACGGAGGTGGCTGCGGCGGCCAGGCCGCCCACGGCGACGGACCCGGTGCCGGTGGTGACGGCGGCGAGCACGGAGACCGGCACGAGCGTGATCGGCAGGCGCGCCGCGAAGGCGGTGACGAGGTAGGGGGTGCCCGCGGCGCGCCGCAGCTCGGCGTAGGGGGCGAAGGAGGCGGTGAGGCTCACAGGACGTGCTCCAGGACGGTGTGTGCGCCTCCCCACCACAGGTCGCACGGATCCCTGAGCATCTGTCGGGAGCATCGTAGGCGGGACCGCCCGGAGCGGCCAGCAGGTTCAGCCGCGCTCGACGAACGCCTCGCGCTCCTCCAGCCGCTCCAGCGCCTCCCGCACCCGCGGGGCGTCCGTGAGCTCGGGGTCGAAGGCCACGAGGTCACTGGCGTAGCGGCGGGCGCGGGTGATGAGGTCCTCGTTGCCGAGCACCTTCAGGTGCTTCAGCGAGGAGTTGTTGCGCCCGGACTGCGCCGCTCCCAGGACGTCGCCCTCGCGGCGGGAGGCGAGGTCGAGGTCGGCCACCGCGAAGCCGTCGGTGGTCTCCGCGAAGCTCTTCAGCCGGCCCAGGCCGGCCTCGTCCTCCTGGGCGCCGGTCATGAGCAGGCACAGGCCCGGCTGGTCACCGCGCCCGACGCGGCCGCGCAGCTGGTGCAGCTGCGACAGGCCGAACCGCTCGGCGTCGACGATGACCATCACCGTGGCGCCGGGGACGTCGACGCCCACCTCCACCACCGTGGTGGCCACGAGCACGTCGAGCTCCCCGGCGGAGAAGGAGCGCATCGCGGCGTCCTTGTCGTCAGGGCGCATCCGGCCGTGCAGGGTGCCCAGGCGCAGACCGGCGAGCTCGGGGCGGCCCCGCAGCTCGGCGAGCACCTCGTAGAGCCCGCGCGGAGGGCGGCGACCCTCGCCGTCCTCCTCGTCCGGGGGGCTCCCGAAGAGCTGGCCCTCCTCGCCGCCGGGCTGGACCCGCTCCAGGCGCTCGCCGGGGTCGGGCGCGGAGAGGACGCCCTCGCCGTCGTCGTCCTCGCCCTCCTCCCCGATGCGGGGGCAGACCACGTACACCTGGTGGCCGGCGTCGGCGGCCTCGCGCACGCGCTGCCAGCACCTGTCGACGTACTTCTCGAGCCAGTCCGGGACCACCGCGGTGGTGATGCCCTGCCGCCCGGCGGGCAGCTCGGTGAGGGTGGAGACCTCGAGGTCGCCGAAGACCGTCATGGCCACCGTGCGCGGGATGGGGGTGGCGGTCATGACGAGCACGTGGGGCGGCACCCCGGACTTGGCGCGCAGCGCGTCGCGCTGCTCCACCCCGAAGCGGTGCTGCTCGTCGACGACGACGAGGCCGAGGTCGTAGAAGTCGACGGCGTCCTGCAGGAGCGCGTGGGTGCCGATGACGATGCCCGCGTCCCCGCTGGCGACGTCGAGCAGGGCGGCGCGCCGGTCGGCCGTGGACTGCGAGCCGGTGAGGAGCCGCACCTGCACCGTCGGCCCGTCGCTCTCGGGACCTCCGAGCAGGCCGTGCGCGGCCAGCGGCCCGAGCATCCGGGTCAGCGATCTCACGTGCTGCTGGGCGAGCACCTCCGTGGGGGCGAGCAGGGCGCACTGGGCGCCCGCGTCGACCACCTGGAGCATCGCCCGCAGGGCCACCACCGTCTTGCCGGAGCCGACCTCCCCCTGGAGCAGCCGGTTCATCGGGGAGGTGCGGGACAGGTCGGCGGTCAGCGCGCCGCCCACCTCCTGCTGCCCGGCGGTCAGCTC
It contains:
- a CDS encoding MFS transporter — encoded protein: MSLTASFAPYAELRRAAGTPYLVTAFAARLPITLVPVSVLAAVTTGTGSVAVGGLAAAATSVGEAVGGPTLGALADRLARRGGQRPVLLVAAAVNVAALLVVAVGAASLPVPLLLLATLVAGFAMPPIGSFSRARWMRRTPALVPTAMAGESAADEVAYVLGPALAGLVAIAGSPSASLLVAGVLVAVAVPAFALHPSATAPAAGTTPAPTDDDAGASGALLRRLAVVIVAAVGMGLFFGGGQTTLTAAAQEAGSIGAGGLLVAAMGVGSAFTALAMVAVPDRVSLAARLAAAAGVLLVGIATMAVSLALTPSLVALAAATALAGLAVGPAMVTITSMAAERSAAGSGATAMTLVGSGIVIGVGTGAAAAGWLAEHHGALHATGVLAVAALVLLAAAAASWRRPARPLPEQAPRSSTQGAAREAAA
- a CDS encoding ATP-dependent DNA helicase RecG; this encodes MAAGTLAHVSRLSSPLKKDLGDRTAQAIEKAHGLTTAGELVMLLPRRYYRRGELTSLAQLVEGEDATVVAEVVRTSTRPLRQRGGMMVEVVVTDGRDELSLAFFGRTNQVAYHQGRLRWGKAAMFSGRVNSYRGRLQLVHPEYELLPGDLDTVMATDADALRARADEVIPVYPASKNLPSWKVARAVATVLDTLTAEDVPDVLPSGVRDLEQVPSKLDALLYLHRPTDLEQPPRGRRHFELEEAYVTQVALAKRRAALAVLPATPYPSREGGLLAAFDASLPFELTAGQQEVGGALTADLSRTSPMNRLLQGEVGSGKTVVALRAMLQVVDAGAQCALLAPTEVLAQQHVRSLTRMLGPLAAHGLLGGPESDGPTVQVRLLTGSQSTADRRAALLDVASGDAGIVIGTHALLQDAVDFYDLGLVVVDEQHRFGVEQRDALRAKSGVPPHVLVMTATPIPRTVAMTVFGDLEVSTLTELPAGRQGITTAVVPDWLEKYVDRCWQRVREAADAGHQVYVVCPRIGEEGEDDDGEGVLSAPDPGERLERVQPGGEEGQLFGSPPDEEDGEGRRPPRGLYEVLAELRGRPELAGLRLGTLHGRMRPDDKDAAMRSFSAGELDVLVATTVVEVGVDVPGATVMVIVDAERFGLSQLHQLRGRVGRGDQPGLCLLMTGAQEDEAGLGRLKSFAETTDGFAVADLDLASRREGDVLGAAQSGRNNSSLKHLKVLGNEDLITRARRYASDLVAFDPELTDAPRVREALERLEEREAFVERG